In one Chryseobacterium camelliae genomic region, the following are encoded:
- a CDS encoding YceI family protein encodes MKKIFLLAVLAGGLAFGQTKKVVSSDVHWWGYKVAKSEASSHDGTIKVKSGNVVLKGNQVVGGTFVLDMTSINATDLSGEYQQKLNGHLKNGDFFEVEKFPTGTFKITSVKKNNDKTYNSLVTGNLTVKGKTNAVSFPAKIVIANGAVTIESNKFSFDRQKFDVAYKSTMQDVFVKDDIDMTVKVTAK; translated from the coding sequence ATGAAAAAAATATTTTTATTAGCTGTTTTAGCTGGAGGATTAGCTTTCGGGCAGACAAAAAAAGTAGTATCATCAGATGTTCACTGGTGGGGTTATAAAGTTGCCAAGTCTGAGGCAAGCTCTCACGACGGAACCATCAAAGTAAAGTCCGGTAATGTAGTTTTGAAAGGAAATCAGGTTGTTGGAGGTACTTTCGTTTTGGATATGACTTCTATCAATGCAACAGATCTTTCAGGAGAATATCAGCAAAAGCTTAACGGGCATTTAAAAAACGGAGATTTCTTTGAAGTTGAAAAATTCCCTACAGGAACTTTCAAAATCACTTCTGTAAAGAAAAACAACGATAAAACATACAATAGCTTAGTGACAGGAAATCTTACCGTAAAAGGTAAAACAAATGCTGTTTCTTTCCCGGCTAAAATTGTGATCGCTAATGGAGCGGTAACTATTGAGTCGAATAAATTCTCATTTGACAGACAAAAATTTGATGTGGCTTACAAGTCTACAATGCAGGATGTTTTTGTGAAAGATGACATCGACATGACTGTAAAAGTGACTGCTAAATAA
- a CDS encoding YceI family protein, with protein MKRLLLLAMMCVCMSFVFAQKKGDKVIKVTSSEIRWWGYKVVKTQETSHSGTVKLKSGKFNFDKTVLIDGEFVIDMRSMMAGDVSEEDQIKLTNDLKSTNFFEVKKFPTAKFHLTKILPLANGTYNSTVYGDFTLKGVRKTISFPANVYITQFTVIIESAKFSLNRRDFKVFYQSSLKDYFIKNEMDIQFKISTEKLDNENRVPVKKK; from the coding sequence ATGAAAAGATTATTATTGTTGGCTATGATGTGTGTTTGCATGTCATTTGTTTTCGCTCAGAAAAAAGGAGATAAGGTGATCAAAGTAACTTCATCGGAAATAAGATGGTGGGGGTATAAAGTAGTGAAAACTCAGGAGACATCACACTCAGGAACGGTAAAACTGAAAAGCGGAAAGTTCAATTTCGATAAAACGGTTTTGATCGATGGTGAGTTCGTTATCGATATGAGAAGTATGATGGCAGGAGATGTTTCTGAAGAAGATCAGATAAAGCTTACCAACGACTTGAAAAGCACCAATTTCTTTGAGGTTAAAAAATTCCCTACTGCAAAGTTTCATTTAACGAAAATTTTGCCATTGGCAAACGGAACATACAATTCAACAGTATACGGAGACTTTACATTGAAAGGAGTAAGAAAGACGATTTCTTTCCCTGCGAATGTATACATTACTCAGTTTACCGTAATCATTGAATCAGCTAAATTCTCTCTGAACAGAAGAGATTTCAAAGTATTCTATCAGTCTTCATTAAAAGATTATTTCATCAAAAATGAAATGGATATTCAGTTTAAGATTTCTACAGAGAAATTAGATAACGAAAACAGAGTTCCGGTAAAAAAGAAATAA
- a CDS encoding alpha/beta hydrolase, which translates to MKIYVVSGLGADFKVLEKLQFPEQHEIVFIDWLIPEKNESFAAYIQRMADKIDDTQPFYLLGYSFGGILVQEINQLKSAEKVVILGSIKSDKEKSRLIRAGEITKIPKILPVSLFNEKTTRAYSVLRKFFDPKNPKVLQYFRVKDPYYLKWSVEKISEWKFEETSKVIQVLGDRDIVFPIKNSKPDYIIKGGTHLFPATKFKEVSRILEEEFI; encoded by the coding sequence ATGAAAATTTATGTAGTAAGCGGATTGGGAGCCGACTTTAAAGTATTGGAAAAATTACAGTTTCCTGAACAACACGAAATTGTTTTTATAGATTGGCTGATTCCTGAGAAAAACGAAAGCTTTGCCGCGTATATACAGAGAATGGCTGATAAGATTGATGATACCCAGCCGTTTTACCTCTTAGGATACTCTTTCGGAGGAATTCTGGTACAGGAAATTAATCAATTAAAATCTGCTGAAAAAGTAGTAATCCTTGGAAGCATAAAATCTGATAAAGAAAAATCCAGATTGATAAGAGCCGGAGAAATTACAAAAATTCCTAAAATTCTGCCGGTGAGCTTATTTAATGAAAAAACAACCAGAGCATATTCTGTGCTGAGAAAATTCTTTGATCCTAAAAACCCTAAGGTTTTACAATATTTCAGAGTAAAAGATCCCTATTACTTAAAATGGTCGGTAGAAAAAATTTCCGAATGGAAATTTGAAGAAACATCAAAGGTTATCCAGGTGCTAGGTGACAGGGATATCGTTTTTCCGATTAAAAATTCAAAACCCGATTATATTATAAAAGGGGGAACTCATCTTTTTCCCGCAACAAAATTTAAAGAAGTGTCCCGTATTCTGGAAGAAGAATTCATTTAA
- a CDS encoding L-serine ammonia-lyase, giving the protein MESISVFEIIKVGIGPSSSHTMGPWNAASAFIRIIKRERSIDEVKEVFLEFFGSLAKTGIGHGTDIAGMLGLNGEDFKTIDTTKIDEKIDTIKTTQTLNLGGEKEIPFIYGHHLVLNMKKSLDYHPNGMIFKAVFEDGTELVQDFYSVGGGFIMSQEKKSIEKHCIRTLYPCHHGSDIVKYCEKLGLTRISDLILMNEESWRPQEETRQEALYIWQQIKECIYKGVNKEGILPGGLNVTRRAAGMNRKLLGDKVYKNKDEWFQQVVDAEENFTNINKWIACFALAVNEENASFGRIITAPTNGASGVIPAVLMYSQAFTDSISEDDIVRFLLVAGEIGTLFKKNATISAAMGGCQAEIGVSSAMAAAGLTEILGGSVGQVLMAAEIAMEHHLGLTCDPIKGLVQIPCIERNTMGAIKAITAANIALESDPAKAKVTLDEVIQTMWETALAMSDRFKETSEGGLAIAVNVPEC; this is encoded by the coding sequence ATGGAATCAATATCGGTTTTTGAGATTATTAAAGTAGGGATAGGTCCGTCCAGCTCACATACAATGGGACCCTGGAATGCAGCTTCTGCATTTATCAGAATTATTAAAAGGGAGAGATCAATTGATGAGGTGAAGGAGGTTTTCCTTGAATTTTTCGGTTCGCTGGCAAAAACTGGGATCGGACACGGAACAGATATCGCCGGAATGCTGGGTTTGAACGGTGAAGATTTTAAAACAATCGATACTACAAAAATTGATGAGAAAATTGATACCATAAAAACAACCCAGACTCTGAATCTGGGTGGTGAAAAGGAAATTCCTTTTATCTACGGTCATCATTTAGTTTTGAACATGAAAAAATCCCTTGATTATCACCCGAACGGAATGATTTTTAAGGCGGTTTTCGAAGACGGAACCGAGCTTGTTCAGGATTTTTATTCTGTTGGAGGAGGTTTTATCATGAGCCAGGAGAAAAAATCTATTGAAAAACACTGCATAAGAACACTTTATCCATGTCATCACGGTTCGGATATTGTTAAATATTGTGAAAAACTGGGACTTACCAGGATCTCGGATTTAATTCTGATGAATGAAGAAAGCTGGAGACCCCAGGAAGAAACGAGACAGGAAGCGCTTTATATTTGGCAGCAGATCAAAGAATGTATTTATAAAGGCGTAAATAAAGAAGGAATTCTTCCGGGAGGTCTGAATGTGACGAGAAGAGCAGCCGGAATGAACCGAAAACTATTAGGCGATAAAGTTTATAAAAATAAAGACGAATGGTTTCAGCAGGTAGTTGATGCCGAAGAAAATTTCACCAATATCAATAAATGGATTGCGTGCTTTGCATTAGCGGTAAATGAAGAAAATGCAAGCTTTGGAAGAATTATCACAGCTCCAACTAATGGTGCGAGTGGAGTAATTCCGGCTGTGCTGATGTATTCTCAGGCGTTCACAGATTCCATAAGCGAAGATGATATTGTAAGATTCCTATTGGTGGCGGGTGAAATCGGAACCTTATTCAAAAAAAATGCGACAATCTCTGCAGCAATGGGCGGTTGTCAGGCAGAAATCGGGGTTTCTTCAGCAATGGCTGCGGCAGGACTCACAGAAATTTTAGGAGGAAGTGTAGGGCAGGTTTTAATGGCTGCCGAAATCGCGATGGAGCATCATTTAGGCTTAACTTGCGATCCTATCAAAGGTTTAGTACAGATTCCTTGTATTGAAAGAAACACGATGGGAGCGATAAAAGCCATTACTGCGGCAAATATTGCATTGGAAAGTGATCCTGCGAAAGCAAAAGTGACTTTGGATGAGGTAATTCAGACGATGTGGGAAACCGCTTTGGCAATGAGCGACCGTTTTAAGGAAACTTCAGAAGGTGGTTTGGCAATTGCGGTGAATGTCCCGGAATGTTAA
- a CDS encoding serine hydrolase domain-containing protein, producing MKTKISFSLFLLSIQLIFAQQITGSWKGELDFDGTKLPIIINIEKDKDSYKALLDSPAQGAEGIPAEKTSFFNNELSLKIPSANASYKGKLEGNKVSGNFIQNGKTLPLVLQPYDKKNNKDKNLEVLKLTGNLQEGLNKIDNFISYLEKHNAEAGEISIFKGGKEVYKRTFGEISLPEKGKVTFQIGSITKSMTAMMLFKLIEKKQLNLNDKLSKFYLNIPNAEKITISQMLHHSSGLGDYVVGKNTMKWLTEKVSEEQIMKHIVEQGSLFEPGTKVQYSNSGYYLLTKILEKISKKSYADNLKETFVQPLQLKNFYTASQKPINVFSSYSYANAWEPVKDFDFNNVVGVGDIATTPTNLNIILNALFAGKIVSKESLSAMMPKEDRFGMGLALVPFSSKMFVGHSGGTYGTNSLIIYNGEDDISIAYSLNADRIGANNFVIDIFSILYNKEFSLPTFSTAKITETELKQFVGDYSSKDIPLGIKIFIKNGGLFAQGTGQPEFPLEFVEKNQFKFDNAGLKMTFFPEKEEMQLEQGGGKFLFNKEK from the coding sequence ATGAAAACCAAAATTTCGTTTAGTCTCTTTTTACTAAGCATTCAACTGATTTTTGCCCAGCAAATCACAGGATCCTGGAAAGGAGAATTAGATTTTGACGGAACTAAACTTCCTATCATTATCAACATCGAAAAAGATAAAGATTCTTACAAAGCTTTGCTTGACAGCCCTGCGCAAGGAGCTGAAGGTATTCCTGCAGAAAAAACATCTTTCTTCAATAATGAATTAAGTTTAAAAATCCCAAGTGCAAACGCATCTTATAAAGGCAAACTTGAAGGCAATAAGGTTTCCGGCAACTTCATTCAGAACGGGAAAACTCTTCCTTTAGTGTTACAGCCTTACGATAAAAAGAATAATAAGGATAAAAATCTTGAGGTTTTGAAATTAACCGGTAATCTTCAGGAAGGTTTAAATAAGATTGATAATTTCATTTCTTATTTGGAAAAACACAATGCCGAAGCAGGTGAAATTTCGATTTTCAAAGGGGGAAAAGAAGTGTATAAAAGAACTTTTGGTGAAATAAGCCTTCCAGAGAAAGGTAAAGTAACTTTTCAAATCGGTTCTATTACAAAATCGATGACCGCCATGATGTTGTTTAAGCTTATCGAAAAAAAACAATTGAACCTTAATGATAAACTTTCAAAGTTTTACCTCAACATCCCGAATGCTGAAAAGATAACGATCTCACAAATGCTTCACCATTCTTCGGGACTGGGAGATTACGTTGTTGGAAAAAACACGATGAAGTGGCTTACAGAAAAGGTTTCTGAAGAGCAGATCATGAAACACATTGTGGAACAGGGCTCTTTATTTGAACCGGGAACAAAAGTTCAGTATTCTAATTCCGGATATTATTTACTGACAAAGATTTTAGAAAAAATCAGTAAAAAATCTTATGCAGACAATTTAAAGGAAACATTTGTACAGCCTTTACAATTGAAAAACTTTTATACGGCCAGTCAGAAACCTATCAACGTTTTCAGTTCTTACAGTTATGCTAATGCATGGGAGCCTGTGAAAGATTTTGACTTCAACAATGTAGTGGGCGTAGGTGATATTGCCACTACTCCAACGAATTTAAATATCATCCTGAACGCATTGTTTGCAGGGAAAATTGTTTCTAAGGAAAGTCTTTCTGCCATGATGCCTAAAGAAGATCGGTTTGGAATGGGACTCGCTTTGGTTCCCTTTTCTTCTAAAATGTTTGTAGGACACAGCGGCGGAACTTACGGAACCAATTCTTTAATTATCTACAATGGTGAAGATGATATTTCAATTGCTTATTCTTTAAATGCTGATCGAATAGGAGCGAATAATTTTGTCATCGATATTTTCAGCATACTATATAATAAAGAATTTAGTTTACCTACATTTTCAACTGCAAAAATCACCGAAACGGAACTGAAACAATTTGTAGGAGATTATTCATCTAAAGATATTCCTTTGGGTATTAAAATTTTCATTAAAAACGGTGGATTATTTGCACAGGGAACCGGACAACCTGAATTTCCATTGGAATTTGTGGAAAAGAATCAGTTTAAATTTGATAATGCCGGTCTAAAGATGACTTTCTTCCCGGAAAAAGAAGAAATGCAACTGGAGCAAGGCGGCGGAAAGTTTCTATTCAACAAGGAAAAGTAA
- a CDS encoding YIP1 family protein, producing the protein MNWKTIFNPFSKYSENQLLLVGILSLGITLALCQWFELQVDSIFHYRYADEKHSLIENIGLSLLSYSIAIIIFFILGKIYNKRARFIDIVNTVLISQIPGIFILLIGELPIITNSMESVRLVAEKNPENISPFDLIVICIFSFSALLLIAYGMTLFYNGFKTATNLKNWKQIVIFAFLIIVTTITCQFIF; encoded by the coding sequence ATGAATTGGAAAACGATTTTCAACCCTTTCTCAAAATATAGCGAAAACCAGCTTCTTCTTGTTGGAATTTTATCTTTAGGAATCACTTTAGCTCTTTGTCAGTGGTTCGAACTACAGGTAGACAGTATTTTTCATTACAGATACGCAGATGAGAAACATTCATTAATAGAAAATATCGGCTTAAGTTTATTAAGTTACAGTATTGCCATTATTATCTTTTTTATCCTTGGAAAAATCTATAACAAAAGAGCGAGATTTATTGATATTGTTAATACCGTTTTAATTTCTCAGATTCCGGGAATATTTATTCTTCTGATCGGCGAACTTCCCATCATTACCAACAGTATGGAGTCTGTAAGATTGGTGGCAGAAAAAAATCCTGAAAATATTTCTCCTTTTGACCTTATTGTCATTTGTATTTTCAGCTTTTCGGCTCTTTTACTGATTGCTTACGGAATGACTCTTTTTTATAACGGTTTCAAAACAGCTACCAATTTAAAGAATTGGAAACAGATTGTCATTTTCGCATTCTTAATTATTGTCACTACAATCACTTGTCAATTTATATTTTAA
- a CDS encoding DUF2089 family protein, whose product MKLPIVCPSCDHTLHVSQMKCPNCTTEVNGDYELPVILKLNRDEQEFILNFFLSSGSIKEMAKQADLSYPTMRNKMDDLIQKINVLKN is encoded by the coding sequence ATGAAACTACCTATTGTTTGCCCCAGTTGCGATCATACTTTACATGTAAGCCAGATGAAGTGCCCTAACTGCACTACAGAAGTAAACGGAGATTATGAACTCCCGGTTATCCTAAAGCTCAACCGTGACGAACAGGAATTCATTCTCAATTTTTTCTTATCCAGCGGAAGCATTAAAGAAATGGCAAAGCAGGCAGATCTCTCCTATCCTACCATGAGAAATAAAATGGACGATCTTATTCAAAAAATCAACGTATTAAAAAACTAA
- a CDS encoding prephenate dehydrogenase, with amino-acid sequence MKISIIGIGLIGGSIALKLKRKGIATYIYGIDNSEQHLNEGLDLHIIDEKTTLGDGIKNSDLIIIAVPVNATKVLLPKVLDLVNDNQTVMDCGSTKSGIVNAVKDHPKRSRYIAFHPMWGTENNGPKSAVAESFSGKAGVICNKEESAEDALALAENIVQALDMHPIYMNAEDHDIHTAYISHISHITSYALANTVLEKEREEETIFQLASSGFSSTVRLAKSHPEMWVPIFKQNKENVLDVLNEHISQLRKFKSALEKENYEYLGELISNANRIREILDK; translated from the coding sequence ATGAAAATAAGCATTATTGGTATCGGATTAATAGGAGGCTCGATCGCATTAAAATTAAAACGAAAAGGCATTGCAACATATATTTATGGAATTGATAATAGTGAACAGCATCTTAATGAAGGTTTAGATTTACATATCATTGATGAAAAAACAACTTTAGGGGACGGAATAAAAAATTCCGATCTCATCATTATCGCAGTTCCTGTAAATGCTACAAAAGTTTTACTTCCTAAAGTTCTGGACTTAGTTAACGACAATCAGACGGTCATGGATTGCGGGTCTACAAAATCAGGAATTGTGAATGCAGTGAAAGATCATCCTAAACGGTCAAGATATATAGCTTTTCATCCGATGTGGGGAACAGAGAACAACGGACCGAAATCTGCTGTAGCAGAAAGCTTCTCGGGAAAAGCCGGGGTTATTTGCAATAAAGAAGAGTCTGCGGAAGACGCTCTCGCCCTAGCAGAGAACATCGTACAAGCTTTGGATATGCATCCTATATATATGAATGCGGAAGATCACGATATTCATACGGCTTATATTTCTCACATTTCTCATATCACTTCTTATGCTTTAGCCAACACGGTTCTGGAAAAGGAACGTGAAGAGGAAACTATTTTCCAACTAGCCAGTTCGGGATTCTCAAGCACGGTACGTTTAGCAAAGTCTCATCCCGAAATGTGGGTTCCGATCTTCAAGCAGAATAAGGAGAATGTTCTGGATGTTTTAAATGAACATATTTCACAATTAAGAAAATTCAAATCTGCTTTGGAAAAAGAAAACTATGAATATTTGGGTGAACTGATTTCTAACGCCAACCGAATAAGAGAAATCCTTGATAAATAG